The following are from one region of the Theropithecus gelada isolate Dixy chromosome 6, Tgel_1.0, whole genome shotgun sequence genome:
- the DUSP1 gene encoding dual specificity protein phosphatase 1 — MVMEVGTLDAGGLRALLRERAAQCLLLDCRSFFAFNAGHIAGSVNVRFSTIVRRRAKGAMGLEHIVPNAELRGRLLAGAYHAVVLLDERSAALDGAKRDGTLTLAAGALCREARAAQVFFLKGGYEAFSASCPELCSKQSTPMGLSLPLSTSVPDSAESGCSSCSTPLYDQGGPVEILPFLYLGSAYHASRKDMLDALGITALINVSANCPNHFEGHYQYKSIPVEDNHKADISSWFNEAIDFIDSIKNAGGRVFVHCQAGISRSATICLAYLMRTNRVKLDEAFEFVKQRRSIISPNFSFMGQLLQFESQVLAPHCSAEAGSPAMAVLDRGTSTTTVFNFPVSIPVHSTNSALSYLQSPITTSPSC; from the exons ATGGTCATGGAAGTGGGCACCCTGGACGCTGGAGGCCTGCGGGCGCTGCTGAGGGAGCGCGCGGCGCAATGCCTGCTGCTGGACTGCCGCTCCTTCTTCGCCTTCAACGCCGGCCACATCGCCGGCTCTGTCAACGTGCGCTTCAGCACCATCGTGCGGCGCCGGGCCAAGGGCGCCATGGGCCTGGAGCACATCGTGCCCAACGCCGAGCTGCGCGGCCGCCTGCTGGCCGGCGCCTACCACGCCGTGGTGTTGCTGGACGAGCGCAGCGCCGCCCTGGACGGCGCCAAGCGCGACGGCACCCTGACTCTGGCGGCCGGTGCGCTCTGCCGCGAGGCGCGCGCCGCGCAAGTCTTCTTCCTCAAAG GAGGATACGAGGCGTTTTCGGCTTCCTGCCCGGAGCTGTGCAGCAAACAGTCGACCCCCATGGGGCTCAGCCTTCCCCTGAGTACTAGCGTCCCTGACAGCGCGGAATCTGGGTGCAGTTCCTGCAGTACCCCACTCTACGATCAG GGTGGCCCGGTGGAAATCCTGCCCTTTCTGTACCTGGGCAGTGCCTATCACGCTTCCCGCAAGGACATGCTGGATGCCTTGGGCATCACTGCCTTGATCAACGTCTCAGCCAATTGTCCCAACCATTTTGAGGGTCACTACCAATACAAGAGCATCCCTGTGGAGGACAACCACAAGGCAGACATCAGCTCCTGGTTCAACGAGGCCATTGACTTCATAG ACTCCATCAAGAATGCTGGAGGAAGGGTGTTTGTCCACTGCCAGGCAGGCATTTCCCGGTCAGCTACTATCTGCCTTGCTTACCTCATGAGGACTAACCGAGTCAAGCTAGACGAGGCCTTTGAGTTTGTGAAGCAGAGGCGAAGCATCATCTCCCCCAACTTCAGCTTCATGGGCCAGCTGCTGCAGTTTGAGTCCCAGGTGCTGGCCCCACACTGCTCGGCAGAGGCTGGGAGCCCCGCCATGGCTGTGCTCGACCGAGGCACCTCCACCACCACTGTGTTCAACTTCCCCGTCTCCATCCCTGTCCACTCCACGAACAGTGCGCTGAGCTACCTTCAGAGTCCCATCACGACCTCTCCCAGCTGCTGA